In Ipomoea triloba cultivar NCNSP0323 chromosome 15, ASM357664v1, one genomic interval encodes:
- the LOC116005766 gene encoding uncharacterized protein LOC116005766: protein MAALAKREFAELALDGSNFLTWVLDVEIHLTSTDLQDAIKEKSTCTTTQKAKSFIFLRHHLNRNLKNEYLIEKDPYALWKSLKSRFDQQTSLVLPQAQYDWLNLRFQDFKSVTEYNSALHKIVSQLKLCKQNVSDEDLIEKTLSTFHANNLVLQQQYRA from the coding sequence ATGGCTGCTCTCGCAAAGCGTGAATTCGCCGAACTTGCCCTCGATGGAAGTAACTTCCTTACTTGGGTACTTGATGTTGAGATTCATCTCACATCTACTGATCTGCAAGATGCAATAAAAGAAAAGTCTACGTGCACTACAACCCAGAAGgcaaaatcatttatttttctccGTCATCACCTCAACCGTAATCTAAAAAATGAGTACCTGATTGAAAAAGACCCTTATGCCCTCTGGAAATCTCTGAAATCTCGTTTTGACCAACAAACATCATTGGTCTTACCCCAGGCCCAATATGATTGGCTCAATCTCCGATTCCAGGACTTTAAGTCCGTGACTGAATACAACTCTGCTTTACACAAAATAGTGTCACAACTTAAACTCTGTAAGCAGAATGTCTCGGATGAGGATTTGATTGAAAAAACTTTGTCCACATTCCATGCAAACAACCTTGTGCTCCAGCAGCAGTATAGGGCTTAG
- the LOC116007313 gene encoding TMV resistance protein N-like: MEAEARTQESGISSLPRFFYHVFLSFRGEDTRKNFTDHLYNALINAGIRTFRDDDEIGRGENIDAELRRGIRESRISIIVFSKDYASSRWCLDELLTILGRRKSEGHDVFPIFYSVGREDVEKQSGSFAEAFERHAKREKMEVEEGRVEWKGKVEKWREALREVAGLQGMVLQEECDGHEAEFIQKIIREIVKKLNLTVVSVPSYTVGLASRVRKINEWLQDESSDVGIGVICGLGGVGKTTVAKVAYNLNYDRFEGSSFLANVRKASEIPNGLVGLQKQIFENILKGREEIIFNTDEGIIKIKDAIGNKKVFIVFDDVDQLELLDVLIGARDWFSRGSKIIITTRCENLLKGHERHLQYKIKELDDEESLKLFSRYAFGQDHPLEHLMEYSVKAICHCGGLPLALKDLGSYLSGRSMDVWRSKLAKLETILHHKIQRNLEISLNPLDDYDKRLFILIACHFVGKDRDFAINILEKCDLHPVVGIQNLIDISLVTVDNGNKLMMPQLIQNMGKEILRQDSRDDLHTLSKLLGQLVSSTENTGTETDKGVMNESASHVNSPKRPYSQEFQDNSILPHQSNWKRQFMGIFSLLPSLPKFFFLQNKRCS, from the exons ATGGAAGCAGAAGCTAGAACCCAAGAATCCGGCATTTCATCCTTGCCCAGATTTTTTTACCACGTTTTCTTGAGTTTCAGAGGCGAAGACACTCGAAAAAACTTCACCGATCACCTCTACAATGCCCTAATCAACGCCGGAATCAGAACTTTCCGGGACGACGACGAGATAGGCCGGGGCGAGAATATCGACGCGGAGCTGCGGAGGGGGATCCGAGAATCGCGAATCTCGATTATAGTCTTCTCAAAAGACTATGCATCTTCCAGGTGGTGTCTCGACGAGCTTTTGACTATTCTGGGGAGGAGGAAGAGTGAAGGGCATGATGTTTTCCCCATTTTTTACAGCGTGGGAAGGGAGGATGTGGAGAAGCAAAGCGGGAGCTTCGCGGAGGCGTTTGAGAGGCACGCAAAGAGGGAGAAGATGGAGGTGGAAGAAGGAAGGGTGGAGTGGAAAGGAAAGGTGGAGAAGTGGAGAGAAGCTCTCAGAGAAGTTGCAGGATTGCAAGGAATGGTTTTGCAGGAAGAATGTGATGG GCATGAGGCAGAGTTCATCCAAAAAATCATCAGGGAGATTGTAAAGAAACTGAATCTTACAGTAGTAAGCGTACCTTCGTACACAGTTGGACTAGCATCTCGAGTCAGGAAAATTAACGAGTGGTTACAGGATGAGTCCAGTGATGTTGGCATAGGTGTGATTTGCGGTTTGGGTGGAGTGGGAAAGACTACTGTTGCTAAAGTAGCTTACAACTTGAATTACGATAGATTTGAAGGTAGTTCCTTCCTTGCGAATGTTAGAAAAGCTTCAGAAATACCTAATGGTCTGGTTGGTCTACAAAAACAAATCTTTGAAAACATTTTGAAAGGAAGAGaggaaattatatttaatactgATGAAGGGATCATCAAGATCAAAGATGCTATTGGCaataaaaaagtttttattgtttttgacGATGTAGATCAGTTAGAACTCTTGGATGTGCTAATCGGAGCAAGAGATTGGTTTTCTCGAggaagtaaaattataattacaacaAGGTGTGAGAATCTGTTAAAGGGGCATGAAAGGCATTTGCAGTACAAGATAAAGGAACTGGATGATGAAGAGTCGTTAAAACTCTTCAGTAGGTATGCCTTTGGACAAGACCATCCTCTTGAACATCTAATGGAATACTCCGTAAAGGCAATTTGTCACTGTGGTGGGCTTCCCTTAGCTCTTAAAGATCTGGGTTCTTATCTTTCTGGGAGAAGCATGGATGTTTGGAGAAGTAAATTAGCGAAGTTGGAAACAATTCTTCATCACAAGATTCAAAGAAATCTCGAGATAAGCTTAAATCCCTTAGATGATTATGACAAGAGATTGTTCATTCTCATCGCCTGTCATTTTGTGGGGAAAGACAGGGACTTTGCAATCAACATTTTAGAAAAATGTGATTTGCACCCAGTTGTTGGAATTCAGAACCTCATTGACATATCCCTCGTTACTGTTGATAATGGTAATAAGCTAATGATGCCACAATTGATTCAAAACATGGGGAAAGAAATTCTTCGCCAAGATTCTAGGGATGATCTACACACACTGTCTAAATTATTGGGTCAATTGGTTTCCTCAACAGAGAATACt GGCACGGAAACAGACAAGGGAGTTATGAATGAGTCTGCCTCGCATGTTAATAGCCCAAAAAGGCCATATTCTCAAGAATTTCAGGACAATTCAATTCTACCACACCAAAGCAATTGGAAAAGGCAGTTTATGGGAATCTTTTCCCTGCTTCCCAGTCTTCCAAAGTTCTTCTTCCTGCAAAATAAGAGATGCTCTTAA